A single window of Streptomyces sp. NBC_00464 DNA harbors:
- a CDS encoding Lrp/AsnC family transcriptional regulator: MTDYSPDDTDWRILDVLQRDGRATFAELARAVAMSSSAVTERVRRLEEAGIISGYAAVVDPERLGLPVLAFVRLRYPNGNYKPFHDLLDTTPEIVEAHHVTGDDCFVLKVTAHSMRHLEAVTGKIGALGSVTTSVVYSSPLPRRAVSR; this comes from the coding sequence ATGACCGACTATTCCCCGGACGACACCGACTGGCGCATTCTCGACGTCCTTCAACGCGACGGCCGTGCGACGTTCGCCGAGCTCGCGCGGGCCGTCGCGATGTCGTCGAGCGCCGTGACGGAGCGGGTGCGCCGGCTGGAGGAGGCCGGAATCATCAGCGGTTACGCGGCGGTGGTCGACCCGGAACGCCTCGGTCTGCCGGTTCTCGCCTTCGTACGGCTGCGGTATCCGAACGGCAACTACAAGCCGTTCCACGACCTTCTCGACACGACGCCGGAGATCGTGGAGGCCCACCACGTCACCGGCGACGACTGCTTCGTACTGAAGGTGACAGCCCACTCCATGCGGCATCTGGAGGCCGTCACCGGAAAGATCGGCGCCCTCGGATCCGTCACCACCAGTGTCGTCTACTCCTCGCCGCTGCCGAGGCGGGCGGTCAGTCGCTGA
- a CDS encoding rhodanese-like domain-containing protein, translating to MTSQLTATDTAVATRTDTAVATATATDTAVATATNPVLRVPPAAPAVAAAYFGASLAFHADVSDVAAALAAEGGPGFVLLDSRSTASWDQGHVPGAVHLPTALIAAQARDLLDPAVPVVTYCWGPGCNGATRAALALAELGYQVKEMLGGFEYWAREGFEFETWQGRERRTADPLTAPDTSGDCEC from the coding sequence ATGACTTCGCAGCTCACCGCCACCGACACCGCGGTCGCCACCCGTACCGATACCGCGGTTGCCACCGCCACCGCCACCGATACCGCGGTCGCCACCGCCACGAACCCCGTACTGCGCGTTCCGCCGGCGGCTCCGGCCGTGGCCGCCGCCTACTTCGGTGCCTCGCTCGCCTTCCACGCCGATGTCTCGGACGTCGCCGCGGCACTGGCGGCCGAGGGCGGCCCCGGCTTCGTACTCCTCGACTCCCGCTCCACCGCGTCCTGGGACCAGGGGCACGTCCCCGGGGCCGTACATCTGCCGACGGCGCTCATCGCCGCGCAGGCACGGGACCTGCTCGACCCCGCGGTGCCCGTGGTCACCTACTGCTGGGGACCCGGATGCAACGGCGCCACCCGTGCCGCACTCGCCCTCGCCGAACTCGGCTACCAGGTCAAGGAGATGCTCGGCGGCTTCGAGTACTGGGCGCGAGAGGGCTTCGAGTTCGAGACCTGGCAGGGGCGTGAGCGTCGTACCGCCGACCCGCTCACCGCACCGGACACGTCCGGCGACTGCGAGTGCTGA